The following coding sequences lie in one Arachis stenosperma cultivar V10309 chromosome 5, arast.V10309.gnm1.PFL2, whole genome shotgun sequence genomic window:
- the LOC130981611 gene encoding calcium uniporter protein 2, mitochondrial: MAFKKTLAQRLFNFTKLSSQTLTNCRISSASVHARVASAASAGDRDIAPDPGDNGVFRRFLHKRPGFEPELRSPSAHGNIMERLRAMDIARNRIRLEGLRPPEMEEKEDEEVEELGVTAEDARKLLKAAQVEMVKSKLKEIRKSCITLHEFIRICSENCSDQDQAVTIARLLDDSAAVIILGDVVFVRPEQVAKAIQDLLPLRGGAKVHDSVRREFEEMEKQKSAIDGRAHTLVRRELWGGLSFLVVQTLTCMRLTFWELTWDVMEPICFYLTSVYFMAGYTFFLRTSIEPSFEGFYQSRFSTKQKRLMKLNNFDIERFNELKAACSPPSSSIPPKIDSSIAHPFDKTLQQH, from the exons ATGGCGTTCAAAAAAACCCTAGCTCAGCGTCTATTCAATTTTACCAAACTCTCATCGCAAACGCTTACCAATTGCCGGATTTCATCTGCCTCCGTTCACGCGAGGGTCGCTTCCGCCGCCTCCGCTGGAGATCGTGACATCGCTCCGGACCCAGGAGATAATGGCGTCTTCCGGAGGTTCCTTCATAAGCGACCCGGGTTCGAGCCGGAGCTTCGATCGCCGTCTGCCCACGGAAACATTATGGAGAGGTTGAGGGCAATGGACATTGCTAGAAACCGCATTCGATTGGAGGGGCTGAGGCCGCCGGagatggaggagaaggaggacgaggAGGTGGAGGAGTTGGGAGTGACGGCGGAGGATGCTCGGAAGTTGCTGAAGGCGGCGCAGGTAGAGATGGTGAAATCGAAACTTAAGGAGATCCGAAAGAGCTGCATAACGTTACACGAGTTCATTCGGATCTGCTCCGAAAATTGCTCCGATCAGGATCAAGCGGTTACGATTGCAAGGCTGCTCGATGATTCTGCGGCTGTGATTATTTTGGGAGATGTCGTTTTCGTCAGGCCAGAACAG GTAGCAAAAGCCATTCAAGATCTACTCCCTCTGCGAGGAGGAGCCAAGGTGCATGACTCTGTTAGGAGAGAATTCGAAGAAATGGAGAAACAGAAGTCAGCCATCGACGGCAGAGCCCACACCCTTGTTCGGCGCGAGCTCTGGGGCGGGCTGAGTTTCCTAGTCGTTCAGACGCTGACATGCATGAGACTCACCTTTTGGGAGCTAACATGGGATGTGATGGAGCCAATATGCTTCTATCTGACATCTGTGTACTTCATGGCTGGCTATACATTCTTCCTTAGGACCTCAATAGAACCTTCCTTTGAAGGCTTCTACCAATCCCGCTTCAGCACCAAGCAGAAGCGCCTCATGAAGCTTAACAATTTTGACATTGAAAGGTTTAATGAGCTCAAAGCTGCATGCTCTCCTCCCTCCAGTTCCATACCTCCAAAGATTGATTCCTCCATCGCTCACCCATTTGACAAGACTCTCCAACAGCATTGA